The segment AACTGACTACGTTAGGTAATCCAAAGTAAGGGGAATTCATGAATCTGAGAAGGCGATAACTGATGGAAACGTCAGAATTTATAGCATTAGTAAGATCATCCACATTAAATTCCGAACCACTGATAGAACGGAGAAGCTGCATACGATTCAGATTGTGGGAAGACATCTTTTTTCCCGGAATAATTTCGGGACGACTGAAAAAGAACCCTTGAAACAGATCAAAACCAAGATCCATACACCGCTTAAACATCTCGTTATCTTCAACTTTTTCAGCCAGAAGAAGCGATTCTGACTGTGCCAAACTTGCAACAATTTTTTCCAGTTCTTCAATTGAAAGTTCTAGGCAATCAACTTTAATAATATCTGCAAGCTCAACAAAAGGCTCGAATCCTTTCTGTCCTATATAATCATCCAAAGCAAGGGTATATCCCTGCTCCTTTAGCGTATTGAGAACCTTAAGGATGTCAGGATCAGGATCAACATTTTCGAGAATTTCGATGATACATACATCAGGTGGAAGCAAAGCTGCAGCATCTTCAAGAATCATATTGCGAGGAAAGTTAACTAAAAGCCTCTGCCCTTCAGCAAGATCTTCCTGAATCAAACCGAAACCGTCGGCTATGACCTGAGAAGTCGCTGCATCCTCATTCCCGACATCAGCACCCAAACTGCATTCTGAATTTCGGAATAGCAATTCATAACCCCAGATAGTCAGTTCCCTTGTGAACACTGGCTGCCGGGCTACAAAAAAAGAATCCAGAAAAACTTCCGAATCACTCATTGTTAAATCCTGTTGTTATCCATATCTACGCAAATATTAAAAAGCGGTCAGTACATCTTTAACGTACCTTAAGGATGGCCTCGTATCAACAGGCAAAACAATAAGTTTGAGTCAAATCCAGTAAAAAATATTTTCTACGGCATCATCGGTGCCAAGTTCAATCCGTGACCTTCTGCAAGCCCCAACATCAAGTTTGCATTTGCGACGGCCTGCCCTGATGCGCCTCTGCATACATTGTCTATGGCAGAAACAATAATCAAACGACCGGTTCTGGAATCAACAACCAAACCTACATCGCAGAACATTGTGCCCCGCACCCAGCGAGTCTCAGGAAGCTTGCCTTCGGGCAAAACTCTGATCCATTTTTCAGCAGCATAAGCCTTTTCGTATATTGCCCGAACATCCTGCGCAGTCACACCTGCACGTAATTTTGTATAAATAGTGGATAAGATACCGCGATTAATCGGTAAAAGATGAGTATTAAAAGAGACAGTGATATCCTCATCGGCAACAACTGAAAGTTCCTGCTCAATTTCAGGGGTATGTCTATGACTTCCAAGTCCATAAGCTTTGAAAGAGTCGGAAACCTCACAAAACAATGAACCCACAGCAGCTTTTCTGCCTGCTCCGGTTGTTCCGGATTTGGAATCAATAACAATATCAGTTGTATCAATAAGCTTTTCGGAAAGAGCAGGAGTCAATCCCACAATTGCGGAGGTAGGATAACATCCCGGATTAGCGACTAAGGAGGCGTCTTTAATCTGCTCGCGATAAAATTCAGGCAGACCGTACACTGCTTTCGGCAACAAGTCCTCACGGGTGTGATCAACTTTATACCATTCTTCATATATTTCACGGTCTCTAAGCCTGAAATCAGCACTGAGATCAACTACTTTTACACCCTTATCATAAAGCTTGCCACCGATATCCATAGCAGTCTTATGAGGGACCGCGAGGAAAACAAGCTCACATGATTTTGCCAATTCATCGACATCAGGAGCTGTAATTGCAAGTTCTCCCAAATCGAGTCCCATCAGAAAAGGATAAATGTCGGAAAGCTTCTTGCCGGCCTCTGCACGGGAAGTCACACGTACAAGATTCATAGCATCATGCCCACTCAAAAGACGGGCCAATTCCATTCCAGTATATCCTGTAACTCCGACTAATCCGACGGGTATTCCGGCGCTCATATCGATCCTTCCTTTGAATTATATAAAATAAAACCCAACCGCAAAAATACGGAAAGGTTTAGATTGCTGACTATTTGGTTTTGGCAACGTACTTCATGCGAAGATTGTATAACAGATCACAAAGAAGTTTTTCTTCCTCAGGATTCATCCCGTTTTTAATTTTATCCTGTAATACAGCAAGTATATCTATAGACTGCTTTGCAATAACGGGAGTAAATTCAACTTTACCGGTAGAAGGATCAGGAACTTCACCAAGATGAACCAAGGCTGAAGAACTTAGTGACATAACAAATGTAGAAAAATTTACCTCAGGTAGAGGCATATCTTTAGAAAATCCTGATCCGCACTTACAATTATTTTCATCAGACATAATATTACTCCTTTTAATGAGCCTGAGCCCAGTTCTTACCCAGTCCTAGATCAACTTTAAGTGGAACTGCCAAAGAAGTTACAAGCTGCATATCTTCCTGCAACAGCTTGCCGATCTCTTCGATAGATTCCTCCGGACCTTCTACAAGCAATTCATCGTGTATCTGTAAAATAAGTCTGCCGCCTAAATGTGCAATAGCTGAATTATCTGCAACCTTGATCATTGCCATCTTGATAATATCAGCTGCACTGCCCTGAATAACGGTATTAATAGCCTGCCTGCGAGCCTGAGATATGACCTGCGGATTGGTAGAATGTAGCTCCGGCAACAATCTTCTACGACCGGACAGAGTCGTTACATATCCTTTCTCACGCCCCTGTTCGACTACAGAGTCATAAAAATCTCTCAGCACACCAAGCTTTTCAAAATATTTTGCAATAAAGTCTTTGGCTTCATTTAAAGAAATTCCAAGTTCACGAGACAATTTCTGCGGTCCCATACCGTAAATCAATCCGAAGTTGATAGTCTTGGCATTACCGCGTTCTTCTCTGGTAATATCCGTACTTTCCTTATCAAAAAGAAGAGCAGCTGTGCGGGAATGAATATCTTCATCATTTTCAAAAGCAGAGATCAACGTAGGATCACCTGAAAAATGGGCAAGAACTCTTAGTTCAACCTGAGAATAATCCGCAGCAGCCAAGCGCAGCCCTTCACCGGCGGTAAAACACGCTCTCATGCGCTTGCCCATATCTCCACGAACAGGAATATTCTGCAAATTCGGGCCAGAACTGGAAAGTCTGCCTGTCGCGGTTGCAAACTGATTGAAATTAGTATGGATTCTACCGTCATGCCCAACGAGCTTAGGAAGTGGCTCCAAATAAGTGGACCGCAGCTTTTCCATCTTCCTGAACTCTAAAATATCGGCGATTATTTCGTGTTGTCCCATCAGCTTTTCAAGCACGGAGTTAGCAGTTGAAAGCGCGCCTTTAGGAGTCTTACCGCTGGGTTTAAGCCCCAGCTTATCAAAAAGGATATTACTCATCTGCTGACTTGAACGGATATTGAAAGGCTCTTCTGCTCTCTCGTGAATTATCTTAGTAAGTTCCTGAATGCGAACACTGACCTCTTTCAAAAACTCCGTAAACGAAGCTAAATCAATTGAAACTCCAGCCTCTTCCATATCTGCCAGTACAGGAATAAGAGGAATTTCAAGTTCATTTACAAGATTTTCAAGCCCCGCAGATCCAACCCTCGGCGCAAGAACATGCATCAAAGCAAGAGCAGCCATGCCCTGAGCTTCAGGATGAACTTCATCTACCGCATCAGGAAGTTCATCTCCGGTAAAGAGCATAGATCTAAGTCTGTCCCACTGATAATTCCGATCTTCTGGATTTAGCAAATATGCGGACAAACTAAGGTCAAACCAGCGCGAAAGAGAAATTTTGCGCCACGCTGAGTCGGATCTGAAAAAAGATTTAACGTCTGCAACAGCTAATTTATTTGCATGTTGAAGAACTTCAACCAACTCAGAAGCTGCGATTTTACAGAGCCACTCATCACCTTCAACTCCGACATAAAAATCCTTGCCGTCACGGACAAGCCCTACATCTTTATTCGCAAAGTCAGGCAGATCAGATACGGATTGAACTTTCTTGAATTCAAGTCTGCTCTCAACCGGAGCAGGAGCTACGTCCCCGAACAAAGAAAACTGCCCCGCGGCCGGCTTCTTACCCTTAGCTGCAACAGGCGCAGCTTTGGTTCCGGTCGGGCCAGCATCAGATGCGGACTTGGTCTGAGGAGAAATATTACTGTCAGGGAATGCTTTATTCACATCTCTAATCATGGAACGGAATTCATAAGTATTCAAATACTCTACAACATCTTCCCTATTAACAGGAGACACTTTGAGATCAGCAAGCTCAAGATTAGCGCAACTGTCAGTGCTTAAATGTGTAAGTTTTCTGTATGTAAAAATAGTTTCCAGATACCCTTCCATCTTTTTCTTGATGTTAGGCTGGAGGAACTTAAAATTATCGCGAATATCTTCAAGAGTAGGGTATTTCGCCATAAGCTTGGAAGCCGTAACTTTACCGATTCCCGGCACTCCGGGAATATTATCAGCAGAGTCGCCGATTAAAGCCTGAAAATCAGCCCATTGATCAGGATTCAGTCCTGTATCTTCTTTAAAATCGGCAAGAGAAGTAATCTTTTCGGCCCGGCCTGCGGGGTCCCACATAAAAACATTGTCATCCAGACACTGCTTGAGATCTTTATCCGCGCCAAGAATAACAACAGGACGATCTTTCTTAAATCTTGCGGCAAGAGAAGCTATACAATCGTCTGCTTCTTCGCCTTGGGAAACGATCAAAGGCACACCAAGCGCTCTGATTGCTTCTTTCAAAGGCTCAACCTGAACTCTCAGGTCGTCCGGCATGGGCGGGCGCTGGGCTTTATAGTCCGGGAAAAGTTCATGCCTGAAATTTTTACCCTTACCGTCGAGCATGAAAACGAGGTATTCAGGCTTCTCTTCTTTAATAACTTTTAACAGAACCCGCAGGACTATATATAAAGCATTAGTCGGAAATCCATCTGAGCGTTTAAGGTCCGGATACGCATGGAATCCGCGATAAAAAAAAGCGGAACCGTCTATAAGATACAAAGGACTTTTTTCAAAGTTCAATTTTTCACTGAGTGACATTTATGGCCTTCGGGGATTTGTTCCAGAGGATTATTTAAAGAGAAAACATGAAACTAAATGCGCTTCATAACCTGACGCTTACCCTTGGTCAGTTTTTTGACAACATACGATTCCGGATCAGCACCATCAAGTGCTTTAAGCGGAATTTCAGCTCGTGCGGCGGCTTTGTGCCCTCCGGCTGAACCTACATCACTGAAAAGACTGCTGGCCATCTTGCCCATATCTTTACGCAAAGCATCTCCTCTGAAAATAACCACAAGGGTATCCTCATAAACGCCGGAGACAACGTCCCACGAAACATCATGAACACGCATAAAAAAGTCTGCAAGGATAACCAGAGTATCAGGATTTTCCACTTTGCCAAGATGAGAATAAAGACCGGGTCCAATTCTGCGCAAATTATAAAATGCCCGTGAGAAATATTTAAGCCAATCTGGATGAATTTCACTACGCGTAATACGTTTTATAATATCCATATCAGCATATTTAGTCAGATATCTAAAGGCCTTAATATCCGCATCAATAAAAGGACGTTCAAAACTTTGAGTATCTGTTTTGATACCGTAAACCAATGCTGTTGCAAGCAATTTTGCCGGACGTATTTTAAGATTATAAAGATATTCAGTCAGCATTGCGCTGTTTGAACCGTATTCAGGACGAATATCTGTATACTCAGCTCCGGCATACGGCTGTTCTGGATACGGATGATGATCAATAATTACTGAAAAATTAATTTTATCAAAATCGGGATGATGGTGTGGCTGGGAGTCTACAATTGCAAACTTATCATATTGCGCAACCAGAGTTGGAATGAGCCTACAAGCTGGAATCCGCAAGTAATGAATCATCGCAAGATTATCAAGCCGTTTTACTTCGTTAATATGTGCGATGCCGACACCTTGAACCTTACGCCCCATGATACGCTTAAGCGCCATGGCCGAGGCCAAAGAATCCGGATCAGCATTTACCACTATCAACCACCGCTCATCCTTTTTAAAAAGGGCAAGCAGGTCCTGAAGCTCTTCGTCAAACTTTTTAAAATAAGCCATAATTATTTCTTCAGGGTCAGAGGCAACCCGGCAGCCACAAGATAAGCCTCATCGGCAATTGCGGCAATTCTACGGTTAAGTCCTCCGAGCCCTCTCACAAACTCACGGACTTCGCGTGTCATTGCCAGCGGGCCGAGACCTACTTCGCAAGACACCAAGACAAGATCCGGCCCTTTCCATTCAGATAAAAGCCGGACAACCTCCCCGATCAGCTGTTCTCCGTTCACAAGCTCGCTACATGAGAACAACCAGAAATCTAAACTGTCCACCAGCAGATGTTCGTAATCTTTTCTAGCCCTAACAAGAACCTGATGCAAGTCCGTTCCGGTCTCAAAAACCGGAATAGACGGATCGCGTTCTCTCCGATGATCCATAATCTGTTTCCGGAAGGCCATATCGCGGGCTTTTCCTGTCGCAATAAAACATTTCGTACCGGAATATTTTGAAAAAACTTCAAGCGCATAATCAGACTTACCCGACTTATTGCCCCCAAGTATGAATGTAATCAAAAAATCTCCTCACGCTATTTAACGGATCAAAACGAATTCTGCACTTCATACTCTATTTACGCAGTTAACTGCAACCACAATACAACATCCAATGATTGCCAGATTAACAAGTCTCGCCGTGTCTATTGGCCAGATATTGCAGTGACTTAAAAAAACCGTTTTGCTCAAAGACTTCAACAGTAACAGTCCCGCCTTTAATAAACTTTTCAAAAAAACAATCAAGCAACTTCACACCCGGCTTATCTAGCTTTTCAAGACTTTCATGCCGTCCGCCTACACCCGGTCCGTTAAGATGAAGCATGGCAACCAGATCCCAAAGGTCTTCCCGGTCCAGCAATTTTTGCTGTCCATACGCCTGCATGTGCCCTAAATCTAAACAAACCTTAAAGCCGCAATCCCGAATAACATCAATATTATCTTCAAGACTGTTATCTTTAATATTTTCAATGAAAACATTTTCAGGATCTATGGAAGTTCCATTAAACTCTTTTGCCAGATCAGCCAGAAGAATTCCTGCAAACGGTCCCGCCTTCGGAGGATGCAGAACATGTGCAACAGGATTCAAATGAGCCGCTTTTGCTACGAGAAGATTCATTACCCGTGCAACCTTACCTGCTCCTTCATGCCACGGGAGATCTAAAGGATGATGGATATGAAATGACAATCCGGTTTCAGCTAAATCCGCAGGCAGGTCTTCTTCAGTGTACGCAAGACTCGCTGCTGTTTCAAAAAAGAGCAATCCGACTTCATCGACCCGCCCTTCAAGATATCTGCAATTTTCAACGACATTTCCCGGAATAACCCATGACGGGGCCGCAACTACATAGGGGAAAGAACTGTCACCGAAGATGTCAAAAACACTCAATCCGTCAGCAAAAAGGGAGTTTTTTTCCTGTGCGAAATTCTCAGCCTTAGAATCCGATAGACCCTTTACTCCGCAAGAATACGGGCTGAAAACATTTTTATTATCAGGCATAGTTTTTGCTTTAAATTAGACGTAATCCATTAATGACACAGGGAGTAGGG is part of the Maridesulfovibrio ferrireducens genome and harbors:
- a CDS encoding EAL and HDOD domain-containing protein, coding for MSDSEVFLDSFFVARQPVFTRELTIWGYELLFRNSECSLGADVGNEDAATSQVIADGFGLIQEDLAEGQRLLVNFPRNMILEDAAALLPPDVCIIEILENVDPDPDILKVLNTLKEQGYTLALDDYIGQKGFEPFVELADIIKVDCLELSIEELEKIVASLAQSESLLLAEKVEDNEMFKRCMDLGFDLFQGFFFSRPEIIPGKKMSSHNLNRMQLLRSISGSEFNVDDLTNAINSDVSISYRLLRFMNSPYFGLPNVVSSIQQAVVLIGYQKLARWLRVILLSDMCSGPASSELAFLSIKRAKFLELLSLELKSPGLSSDSMFLLGLFSLLDVLLGKSMKNLLKELPIEKDLMAALCGESSIASVWLELVIAFEKAKWETVGSIINSQKLSPLSVARNHLAAMQWANEIVLLSKE
- the argC gene encoding N-acetyl-gamma-glutamyl-phosphate reductase; protein product: MSAGIPVGLVGVTGYTGMELARLLSGHDAMNLVRVTSRAEAGKKLSDIYPFLMGLDLGELAITAPDVDELAKSCELVFLAVPHKTAMDIGGKLYDKGVKVVDLSADFRLRDREIYEEWYKVDHTREDLLPKAVYGLPEFYREQIKDASLVANPGCYPTSAIVGLTPALSEKLIDTTDIVIDSKSGTTGAGRKAAVGSLFCEVSDSFKAYGLGSHRHTPEIEQELSVVADEDITVSFNTHLLPINRGILSTIYTKLRAGVTAQDVRAIYEKAYAAEKWIRVLPEGKLPETRWVRGTMFCDVGLVVDSRTGRLIIVSAIDNVCRGASGQAVANANLMLGLAEGHGLNLAPMMP
- a CDS encoding DUF1844 domain-containing protein: MSDENNCKCGSGFSKDMPLPEVNFSTFVMSLSSSALVHLGEVPDPSTGKVEFTPVIAKQSIDILAVLQDKIKNGMNPEEEKLLCDLLYNLRMKYVAKTK
- the polA gene encoding DNA polymerase I, whose amino-acid sequence is MSLSEKLNFEKSPLYLIDGSAFFYRGFHAYPDLKRSDGFPTNALYIVLRVLLKVIKEEKPEYLVFMLDGKGKNFRHELFPDYKAQRPPMPDDLRVQVEPLKEAIRALGVPLIVSQGEEADDCIASLAARFKKDRPVVILGADKDLKQCLDDNVFMWDPAGRAEKITSLADFKEDTGLNPDQWADFQALIGDSADNIPGVPGIGKVTASKLMAKYPTLEDIRDNFKFLQPNIKKKMEGYLETIFTYRKLTHLSTDSCANLELADLKVSPVNREDVVEYLNTYEFRSMIRDVNKAFPDSNISPQTKSASDAGPTGTKAAPVAAKGKKPAAGQFSLFGDVAPAPVESRLEFKKVQSVSDLPDFANKDVGLVRDGKDFYVGVEGDEWLCKIAASELVEVLQHANKLAVADVKSFFRSDSAWRKISLSRWFDLSLSAYLLNPEDRNYQWDRLRSMLFTGDELPDAVDEVHPEAQGMAALALMHVLAPRVGSAGLENLVNELEIPLIPVLADMEEAGVSIDLASFTEFLKEVSVRIQELTKIIHERAEEPFNIRSSQQMSNILFDKLGLKPSGKTPKGALSTANSVLEKLMGQHEIIADILEFRKMEKLRSTYLEPLPKLVGHDGRIHTNFNQFATATGRLSSSGPNLQNIPVRGDMGKRMRACFTAGEGLRLAAADYSQVELRVLAHFSGDPTLISAFENDEDIHSRTAALLFDKESTDITREERGNAKTINFGLIYGMGPQKLSRELGISLNEAKDFIAKYFEKLGVLRDFYDSVVEQGREKGYVTTLSGRRRLLPELHSTNPQVISQARRQAINTVIQGSAADIIKMAMIKVADNSAIAHLGGRLILQIHDELLVEGPEESIEEIGKLLQEDMQLVTSLAVPLKVDLGLGKNWAQAH
- a CDS encoding DHH family phosphoesterase is translated as MAYFKKFDEELQDLLALFKKDERWLIVVNADPDSLASAMALKRIMGRKVQGVGIAHINEVKRLDNLAMIHYLRIPACRLIPTLVAQYDKFAIVDSQPHHHPDFDKINFSVIIDHHPYPEQPYAGAEYTDIRPEYGSNSAMLTEYLYNLKIRPAKLLATALVYGIKTDTQSFERPFIDADIKAFRYLTKYADMDIIKRITRSEIHPDWLKYFSRAFYNLRRIGPGLYSHLGKVENPDTLVILADFFMRVHDVSWDVVSGVYEDTLVVIFRGDALRKDMGKMASSLFSDVGSAGGHKAAARAEIPLKALDGADPESYVVKKLTKGKRQVMKRI
- a CDS encoding bifunctional adenosylcobinamide kinase/adenosylcobinamide-phosphate guanylyltransferase, which encodes MITFILGGNKSGKSDYALEVFSKYSGTKCFIATGKARDMAFRKQIMDHRRERDPSIPVFETGTDLHQVLVRARKDYEHLLVDSLDFWLFSCSELVNGEQLIGEVVRLLSEWKGPDLVLVSCEVGLGPLAMTREVREFVRGLGGLNRRIAAIADEAYLVAAGLPLTLKK
- the cbiR gene encoding cobamide remodeling phosphodiesterase CbiR produces the protein MPDNKNVFSPYSCGVKGLSDSKAENFAQEKNSLFADGLSVFDIFGDSSFPYVVAAPSWVIPGNVVENCRYLEGRVDEVGLLFFETAASLAYTEEDLPADLAETGLSFHIHHPLDLPWHEGAGKVARVMNLLVAKAAHLNPVAHVLHPPKAGPFAGILLADLAKEFNGTSIDPENVFIENIKDNSLEDNIDVIRDCGFKVCLDLGHMQAYGQQKLLDREDLWDLVAMLHLNGPGVGGRHESLEKLDKPGVKLLDCFFEKFIKGGTVTVEVFEQNGFFKSLQYLANRHGETC